A region from the Drosophila ananassae strain 14024-0371.13 chromosome 2L, ASM1763931v2, whole genome shotgun sequence genome encodes:
- the LOC6500339 gene encoding nucleoporin Nup37: MRTVTEPEFSIQLNETIECYAICTTDFAYNLIAVALKNHMCLILVGLPEENGEFGWNHLQDLEMGDKDQRRVTAIAFSPETSMNCSPNNVTLCAALGSDLIIIRTDLGQFNTIQPFQAHSDYINDVSWVCEGELLATVSDDFSCRFWTPGATPENVITFGLSSAGMSIKSHPEDPNKVLVAEKKGIIHLYNVRSKQTVVSVESPKFPLLSADWANSNRLFITALAGGDIVTWDLNRPFIPADVKQVHEDGGRVVRFAPGSSEMVIASIGRPDLTLKVFAAKSTVPLIEASLKTFAGLAWHQRLPYVTAVSDRKLHFWKVPMK, encoded by the exons ATGCGGACTGTAACAGAGCCTGAATTTTCGATACAGTTAAATGAGACCATAGAGTGTTATGCCATTTGCACGACAGACTTTGCATATAATCTGATTGCTGTGGCGCTCAAGAATCATATGTGTCTAATTCTCGTGGGACTGCCT GAGGAGAACGGAGAATTCGGATGGAACCATCTTCAGGACCTTGAAATGGGGGACAAGGACCAAAGGCGCGTGACGGCGATAGCGTTTTCGCCAGAAACCTCCATGAACTGCTCGCCGAACAACGTGACCCTTTGTGCCGCCTTGGGTTCCGATTTAATCATAATCCGCACAGACCTGGGACAGTTTAATACGATCCAGCCGTTCCAAGCCCACAGCGACTACATCAACGACGTCTCCTGGGTATGCGAAGGTGAGCTGCTGGCCACCGTATCCGATGACTTCAGCTGCCGGTTCTGGACCCCAGGCGCCACTCCGGAGAACGTCATTACCTTCGGCCTCTCGTCGGCAGGCATGTCGATAAAGAGCCACCCCGAGGATCCTAACAAGGTGCTTGTGGCTGAGAAGAAGGGCATTATACATTTGTATAATGTGCGCAGCAAGCAAACTGTCGTTTCTGTGGAGTCGCCCAAGTTTCCGCTATTGTCGGCCGATTGGGCGAACAGTAACCGACTCTTTATCACGGCCCTAGCCGGTGGGGATATTGTCACCTGGGACTTGAACAGGCCCTTCATTCCAGCCGATGTCAAACAGGTGCACGAAGACGGAGGGAGAGTTGTGCGCTTTGCCCCCGGAAGCTCCGAGATGGTTATAGCAAGCATTGGAAGGCCTGATTTGACTCTCAAAGTGTTTGCAGCCAAGTCTACGGTTCCTTTGATCGAAGCATCCCTGAAGACTTTTGCCGGCTTGGCATGGCATCAGCGATTGCCATATGTCACTGCCGTCTCCGATC
- the LOC6500217 gene encoding 40S ribosomal protein S27 — translation MPLAKDLLHPLPAEEKRKHKLKRLVQHPNSYFMDVKCPGCYRITTVFSHAQGVVVCAGCATILCQPTGGRAKLTEGCSFRRKPQ, via the exons ATGCCG CTAGCAAAAGATCTTCTGCACCCTCTGCCCGCTGAGGAGAAGCGCAAGCACAAGCTGAAGCGCCTGGTCCAGCACCCCAACTCGTACTTCATGGACGTGAAGTGCCCCGGCTGCTACAGGATCACCACCGTCTTCAGCCACGCCCAGGGCGTTGTGGTCTGCGCCGGTTGCGCCACCATTCTGTGCCAGCCTACTGGAGGACGCGCTAAGCTGACAGAag GCTGCTCGTTCCGCAGGAAGCCGCAGTAA
- the LOC6500218 gene encoding protein bag-of-marbles, giving the protein MLNPQSEEIELDRNLEEVQAQLACLMDSNCNASQINLSTATGLETVPGKTPDADSTAQSVLAEVQRNLRTLHLDQAPGFEFRGLRCIQMQPKRLRQNTGFENLPQGAGLQKKRKSDGEGVLVSDVKQQQLRKETLWNLQNRKLPGTRSPDSMCFLGFQGDFKEPNIVSRLMDLFRSLYDVLAADLNLSTDDMLQTHIKAKMPKSVNVRYQVQVLCTKVEKFLGGLRRTLEANRLFSFEKYDECDKLLKGSSSYLQSLNPFLKAELRHRNFRFYSHASKSNFQRLEALLLGFREWLKASHISVHVFNWEMDLEHHYTNDMKRYHEELKERALLKASAELEASNPGKLCPEEEFIATHYQLENLIRCAKQHDKFLSALLVSPEDYFPPHIVAMCARPKNALPGAVQLQAAAEAAADFDWRLMGVMVEPSSPPRQTHRPVHPVRFRS; this is encoded by the exons atGTTGAATCCCCAGTCAGAGGAAATAGAATTGGACCGCAATCTTGAGGAGGTGCAGGCTCAGCTAGCCTGCCTAATGGACTCCAACTGCAACGCATCGCAAATCAATCTTTCTACGGCGACTGGTCTTGAGACTGTACCTGGGAAAACCCCCGACGCCGACAGTACTGCTCAAAGCGTGCTTGCGGAAGTGCAGCGCAATCTTAGGACGCTTCACTTGGACCAAGCTCCTGGCTTTGAGTTCCGTGGATTGAGATGCATTCAGATGCAACCTAAGAGGTTGCGGCAGAATACTGGATTCGAGAATTTGCCACAGGGAGCAGGTTTGCAGAAGAAGCGCAAGTCAGATGGTGAAGGCGTCTTAGTTTCGGACGTAAAGCAGCAACAGCTACGGAAGGAAACCCTGTGGAATTTGCAGAATAGGAAGCTTCCAGGAACTAGGTCTCCGGATAGTATGTGTTTTCTGGGATTTCAAGGAGATTT CAAAGAACCCAATATTGTTTCCCGTTTGATGGATCTGTTTAGGTCCTTGTATGATGTTCTTGCCGCTGACTTGAATCTTTCAACAGACGATATGCTTCAAACGCACATTAAGGCAAAAATGCCCAAGAGTGTTAATGTGCGCTATCAGGTGCAGGTTTTGTGTACCAAGGTTGAGAAATTTTTGGGAGGACTGCGCCGCACCCTGGAGGCAAATCGGCTTTTCAGCTTTGAAAAGTACGACGAGTGCGACAAATTGCTTAAAGGGTCCTCCTCCTACTTGCAGTCCCTTAATCCTTTCCTGAAGGCCGAACTACGTCATCGCAACTTTCGCTTTTATTCGCATGCGTCCAAAA GCAATTTTCAACGACTAGAAGCATTACTGTTGGGTTTCCGCGAATGGCTTAAAGCATCGCACATCAGCGTGCACGTTTTTAACTGGGAAATGGATCTGGAGCATCACTATACTAACGACATGAAGCGATATCACGAGGAGCTAAAAGAGCGAGCTTTGCTCAAGGCCTCTGCCGAGTTGGAAGCGTCTAACCCGGGAAAACTGTGCCCTGAGGAAGAGTTTATCGCCACGCATTACCAATTGGAAAACTTGATTCGGTGCGCCAAACAACATGACAAGTTTCTATCCGCCTTGCTTGTCAGTCCGGAGGATTACTTCCCGCCGCACATCGTTGCCATGTGTGCCCGCCCAAAGAATGCATTACCCGGAGCTGTTCAGCTGCAAGCTGCTGCAGAGGCGGCCGCAGATTTCGACTGGAGGTTGATGGGCGTTATGGTAGAGCCCTCATCACCGCCAAGGCAGACACATCGCCCCGTGCATCCCGTTCGCTTTAGAAGTTAA